The Grus americana isolate bGruAme1 chromosome 5, bGruAme1.mat, whole genome shotgun sequence region CATGCACACAGTATGAATTTGCATCTATCTGATAAGACCTGGGATGAACAGCCCAGGATTATGTTCCACCACACAGAAAAGCCAGCAAGGTTTCTCTTAGAACATAAACAGGCACTACCTCTTCATAGTCTGTGAAACACTGCCAGGGTCCTAATAAATTCATTATACAACCTCTTAGACTACAGAAGTGTTTAGACATCCTGTAAAGTCAAGTCTGACAGCTGCAATAACTGTTATGTTAAAGTTCAGTCAGGAAAGGCTTTCTTATAGTTCAGGCTCATTTGCTTTGTGactaacaaacaaaaagccccaaaccaaaaagcctcagaaattatttttctacgTACCTTCAAATCTCTATAAACCACATTCTTCTCTGAATGCAGGTAATCCAGTGCTGAAACAATCTCAGCTCCATAAAATCGAGCCCGGTCTTCAGAAAAGACACGCTCTCTtgacagatggaaaaataaCTACAAAAACAATAATTTGTTACCTTTAAATTGCACATGTTTCTGAGTTATGTCTCACACTTTGCAGACCATCCTGCTCAGAATGCAATATTACCTAAAAGAAAACCCCTTCCCATCCTCACCCAGCTGTGTTCCCAAATGTGTTAAAGAGCTTCATAATTTAAATGACTAGACAATTATATCTCATATTCACGGATGCACACTGGTAACTAGTTTGTATGCTGCATATTCttttatatacagaaaattattaaaaaaaattttgattGAACTACAATTACATATTAAAATTACAGCTTAATGCATGATTTAGAGCAGTTAATATTCCGACTTTTCCTTCTTGACTGTCTAACTGTAGTTTGCTGTTTCTAATTCTCCCTCCAAAGTAACGTGTGCTCACCATATTCACTGAGAAGTGTTAAAAGTTGTCTAGAGAGCAACTACTAAGCAACCTTGCCTTACTGAGTTACTAAATATCAGATTACAATATGTTGCTGTCATGTAAAATATGAACCTACACCCAAAACCTCTATTCTCTAAAAATGGagttaagaaaattaagagtCTTAATTCTTAATATTAGTTAAACCTGGAGACAGCTCTGTTTAACTGGGACAACTTGCATTAATTAGAATTGCAAACATGGACCTTACTACTAATTCTGCTTGACATTATTTAGCTAACACAGGAAAATCCTAAAGTATTAAACATTATTACATTTCCCTTACCTCCCCTCCATTAGCATACTCCATAACAAAACACAAGCGATCATGTGTCTGAAAGGAATACTTTAAAGCCTGAAACAGATTTAAACCAAAACTTAGAAGACAGATCACACTGACAgttagaaaagcatttttaatagattttcagaaacataGACAGACatgaaattttctattttagtgGACTTTTTGTCCTTGGATCTTATATAATACTTACACTTTCCAGTTGCAGCTGAGGACTGATCCACTGCCAACTTATTTCATTAcataaatttaataaaacattaaaagaatcCCATGCAGAAGCTATCAGTAACACCTATAATGCTGTGAAACAAAGACCTGGCCCAGTATCAGTAACACAGAACCTACCAACAGTGGCTCTGAAGTCTCCTCCCCAAGCTACAAGCTCCCAGTTTTATCTCACAGACAAGGGTCCACAACCGAAGCCCAGAGCACAAGGTTTTACTGCACTGCCTACAAGCCCTCTTATATGAAAGATACATATTTACACACACCAGCCCCCTGgtctctgccctgctccctgttGACAGCCTGCCAGAGGATTAAGCAATGCTGTCAATATCAATTTATGAGCAATTCACAAAAACAGACCGGACGGAGGCTGTGATGAAGTGTCACAAGCTGCCTTTGTACAGTCCTGTCACATGTATTCCTGTGGCAAGAGCAACATCAACTTGTTTGCCACAGTCTTAAGTTTCTTGGTTGTAACCCAGTCTTGTAGGTGACTTCTCAAGACAGCCCTTGTTTTAGCTATTTGGGTTtatgaaagcattaaaaaaaataccgCATATGATATCATCGTCTTCAATACCAGGGGTGGCATTTTTAAACCAGTCATATttttgcagagagagagaggatcGGGTTTTAGACATGTCAACAAACATTTACTGATTACACCCAATACAGCCAGTATTTACTTCCAGAGGCCATGCTTTAAAGTCTAAATTCCAGTTAAGCCCTTGTGTACCTGGACAAAGAAAACAACTAGGATCTTACACAGGTCTCTTAGAGGCCTTAAGTGGTAGGAAACAATTCAGAGCCAACTTGTAATAAATACTAGAAACAAAATCTTGAGGCGGAACTTAGGTATCTGAACTCAATCCAGAGAGACTGCTGGCATTTGAGGTCTAAAGCAAGAGTGTGGTTTGATTTTACAGCTAAGCCAATCCAAAAGGAAAGCAGCGGATAAAGCACAGTCCTGCTCTTCCCTGTCCTATCCCACATGCTCCCACCACTATCCTTCGGCGGGCATTACCATTGCTCTGATTCCATAGCAAGCCACTCCTGGGagcttaaaaaaacaacaaaggcAGGCAAAATTAAAGAGTTTCCCCCACACTATATCTTCTTGAACTTGTTTGTCACAAGATCAGGGTCACCCTGATCTCTGCTACAAAGAGGAGACCAAACATTTGGAGGACAAGGAAAGCAGATACTTCTCTTAGAGATAGCAAGCTATTAAATGGGTGAGCCATAAAGTCAAACCACACCCTGAAATATTGTCTTCAAGAGGCACTGAGGACCTGCTCTGCAAGAATCAGAAGacttcaaaaagcattttaatttgtgCTTCCCAAAAATGGAAGGGTACAAAAATACACAGCTGCTCTGAAAACACAGATCTCAGATGTATTACATACATATAACAAAAAATAAGGGACGTTTTGGTTATCACAATGTCAAGTTACACTCAGCATAGGAACAAACGCTTACCGTTAAGAATGGATGCCGTGAGTTCTGTAAAACACGGTTTTCTGTCAGCGTGTGCGCTACTTCATCCTGAAACAcaagcagaaggaaatgggCAAAGTGATTCCCCAGATCGGGGTCCAATTATTTACAAGTACTTGGGAGAATCCTTGGTATGACTTTCCCGAAGGCTGTATCAAGGGTGAACCTCATTCTCAAGTTTCCCATCTACTCACCTTTGCTACAATAACTTCCTTCTTCAGAATTTTCATCGCATAATAGCGtccagttgctttttctttaactaAAATGACCTTTCCAAAAGTGCCTTTTCCCAGTAGTTTAAGGTATTCAAATTCATTCATGGTCTGTTAATGATAGAAATAAACAAGAACTTAATTGCATGAACTAACAACAAGTATATCATTCTCAGACTAGAATTTCTCATTCACATGAAAATACATTGcatatgtgggtttttttaatccttttgctTAGCAGAATTCAGGCGCAGAAATTATTCTTCCATAAAAATGAATACCAGTGCACTCCCAAAGATAATCAATCAAACTGTTTAGGGAAAACCATAAGCTTTCAATTAACAGAACACTCTTTCACATGACTCAACACTCAAATGTGCAAATACCACTCAACTTATTATTATTACTCCATAGACATTTTGATCACTTTGTCAGTGCAGACATTCAATAAAAGGCACGTGTTGCTCTGATTCCAGGGATTAAActaaacctttttttctgatgttccCCATCTTTCTAGGAGACCAGCTTTCTTATGCCTCATTGAACAGCACCAAACCCCACAGACAATATGACTGCCTCACAGATTAGCCATTTGCTCTTATTTGTTTTGCCATTAGGAAAAACGTTGGGGAAAATTAGAATCTGTCACAGGCTGAGGATAGTCTCTGTACTGTCATATCAATGACTGTTGCCAACATGGCAATAGTAAGACTTATACCACAGGAAAATAGGCGAACCAAATCCAGACCTGAGCTGGCCTTGAAAGCCATCCAGTAAGGACTTCTGAACTCAGAACTCCAGCTTTGCCTGGTACCGGCTCAGCTCAGACTATTGTTTCCTCCAGAAGCTGCATCTACAACCAACTGCGTAATTGTTATGGGAACAGATGTGTCTTGATGGCTATTTCTTGTCTACATTTGAGAAGACctaaaaaatattgttattcCTGCTACGCTCACTTACCactttgtgttttggctttgtCATAGAAACTTCCATTTCTTCAGCACCTGAATTATCACTGGGAGAGCCAGATCTAAAATCCATCATCTCTTCCTCTTGTTTCTTGAGGCTGTCTGCTACTGTTTGGATGGCTTTTGTCCATTCTTCCCTGGCAAAAGATAAGCAAAGACATTCTTGTTACTTGTGACTTTAGATTACCGTCTGCCATTGCAAGGGTCACCAAGGAGTACAGAACAACTTATGTTCTCTGATGAATCAATGCAACATACAATGAATTATGTGCATTTTCAAGTACTGTAAAACTGCATTTAAGAGcacttttaatatatatttttattaatcataGTACTAACAAGAGACAACTGAAGTCCTTCCAGTCTGGATAAAATATAAGGCTTTTCAGACAACAGAATTTCTAATAGTCATTCAGTCAGCAGCTCAAGATATGACCCGGTGATGCACAGATTTacataacaaaaccagacttgccaaaaccaaaaagcaaaagtcTCCCATGCAgcacaaaacaattaaacacGTCTTCTCCATTCCTATGGTGCACTGAAACACATACATCCAACTGCTGGGGGCACTATGCCACCTCTTCACACACATATCCCAAATTTTCATGCCAAGGGATGTTCTAGGAGAAGGTATTAAACCCTAGGATACTCAGGTTATTCCTCTGTTGTAAAGAGGATGACAGGAGTACAGCAATTCCTGCGTGAAGTTTAGCAGAACGTCAGCAAAAGCAGTGACATTTTATCTTAGGCACAGGTCTTGGTTACGATAAAGTTTCCACAGCTGTTTCAGCAGTGGGTGCTCTAATACTGACCCCTTCAACTCCTATGGACGCTGCTTCCACTCCAGCATCCTTTGGGAAATTTCACACCTTTGGAAACTACTGAAGTGAAAGTTTGTGGCCTTCACTTCATTTCACTGCATATTTATTGAACCTAAAGCATACAATTTGCAAGGGCTTACAGGGTTTTGGGATGGGCTTTAAGGCATGCAGGGGTTGCAGACATGTTCAGTGGACTATTGACCATGTTTTACTATCTTTCATATCTGTAAGGAACGGTATGTAGTGGTTCAGCTGACATTTTTTTGGGCACTGGCTAAACTCTTCTCCCAAGGACACCCCAGGTAAATTACTTTGCTACTACATCAGGAACAGAAGTAGCCAATGCTGAACACCTCCATGCACATTCTGCAGTGAAGCCATGCCATCCTTATCAATGTCAAATTTTTCACTGGTTCTatgagattattaaaaaaaaaaatcatatatgaACATGTGAATTTCAGTTTGTGATGGACAGAAGAGGCAAATCATTCCCCAGAGGAAGTAAAGTCCATGGGAAAAAGAATCCAACACacaagtttttaataaaaactgcaCCAATTACACATAAGGTCTTTCCCACCCTGtgcatttcttattttggaTTTTGTCTGAGCATGCACTATCCAGCCCTGTCTGGGGCAGCAAGGTAATGCTAAACATTCTGAACATTCTCCCTATATTCCCAGCACAGACTATTTCATTTGCCATCACAAACATATTCCTTTATTTActaataatttttcatattcaAAACTATTACAAAAggaactttttcttctgtacttttATCTCTCCATCTCTCTCAAAACACAAATGTTGGTTTTAAAGGCACAGAGAAATCTAAAGGTGTATCTACCGTCGCATCTCTTAAGATTTGTTAGTGACTCAGTTGAGATCTCAGCCCTCCTGAAGTGAGTATCTTTGACTTCTGGGAGACCAGAATTTCACCCTCAGCTTTTATGTCTCAAGTGTACCCAACAGAGGTGACTAACACTCTGAGCCCTGAAGTGTCACAAAGCTGACTTAATTGGCTAGGAGGGAACAAAACAAGAGTGAAACACAATCTTCCCCCAAGTGGAAACTGTTATTCACTCTCTTTAGGGTCACTGACCACAAAGCTGCTAAAAGAAACATGgaccagtttatttttctttgcttttaatttgatTTCACCTTCTTCTGATCACTGTAATAGAATCAAAAGCAATAAACAGGAACCTTCTTTAAATCAGTGCACGCAAAGGCTacgaaagaaaaaagcaaagaatattaGGTAGAATTTGctgatcttaaaaataaatgtgccaGTATCATATCTAGGGAGGACAAGGGGTTTAAAACACATCTTCCCCTAGGGCAATGGTACTGGAATAATGTAAGTTCAGTTCCTGAAGagtaagtaaatatttaaatactgtgtAGTTGTAGAATAGTTGTGCTGGAAAACTGTTCTCTCAGGAGGTAAGAGATCAATTCTCCAATGATGAGAGCACAGGATGCATGCTCTTAGCTTTGTTTCCTAACAGCTGAAACAGAAATCTGCACCTGCAGCAGATAACTATCACCTTTATTGTCTAATTTGCATAAAACATTAGCAATCAGCAATGATAGAactaacttttttcctttaaaaaacaaggtgtctaaaagattttaaaaggtcAGTATTTTGATACAACTCAACTTTGTCTGAATCTCTGTTTCACTTGTGCTCATCCTTCCAGAAACTCCCAGGTCAGAAACCCTTCATTTCACATACCATAACATTTCCAGTGACAAATGAACCCTGAGTTTCCAGAAATAACTACCTGTGTGCTGGTACACACCTGCACctgtctgtttttctcttttggacACCCAACCTAGCAACATATCATTTACAAATACTACTCAAAATCCACTCTCTGAAACCCCCTTTAAGGTATCTTTTATACTGGAACACACACTAAAACTGAGGCGCTCAAAAATTGTCACTTTTCAGTCTAGACGTACATCATCTGATAAATAAGAGCTTTGGCAAAGGACTCGCTATTAATGCTGAACACTTGCATCTGCTTTTGCAAGTAGTTTATGTATTAAATATGAATGAAACATACCGCTCCTCTGGAGTCTCCACATGAAATGTTCTTTCAATTACTGTGGTCCACTGGAGGCATCTAATGATAAATGTGTTTGGTTTAGGACGTTCTGTCTTCATCAGCTGGCACTCTACCACAATCAAGGAAGAAAGAGTCATGGTACATAAGCAAGTTTAAATAATCATTTGTCTTTATTCTTATCTAGCAAACTGTTGCAATTAATCAGCCATAGAAATCTCTAAGTACTTCTTTAGGAGACTTGAGACAATTTACTGTGTTGATGAAACCAATAAATAGCCTGGGAGATAGTCATCTAAGCAGCACCGAAATCAAATTCGGCTAAGACAGGCTCCACACTTGGTCTGCCCAGAGTGGTAAATAGAAATGCGATGTGATGACACGGAAGCTGTTCAGACTCAGGTCCTACACTCCAAAGGTCAtccagagcagagcacagcacatGGACAAAGTCAGCTGATAATGCAGCAATTACATCCACTGAAACTAAAGCCAAGCCCCTATGTTCCCTCCCTTTGACTTTCCCAACATAAACCGCTGTCCTTGGCTTTCAAGGAGTTGCTAGAGAGAGTGTTTGGTCATTTTGCAGGGACCTGACGAAGGTTAAACTCAGCATTTCCAGTCCTCAAACACTAGAGGGAACATCAAACTGCAGAGGCACCCCCAGAAAAGACCCCATTCTAAACGCCTTCGGGACAGCTGCCGCAGGTGGATGCTGTATGGACACCCAGCTAACAGCTCCCATCACTGCCAGCATCTAAGCACAACCTGAAACATGTACAGAACTATGACTACATGCAAAAtcatcattttcttcataaaaatgcTCTCTCTCAAGAGTTGagcattaatttttatttttattttttaaaatcacaccCACTATTTTAAGCTTCGTAGGCTGTTATAAGTGTTTATCATTCAAATTTGGGCCTGAAAATGCACCTAATTAAAGGTACACTACATATACTAAAAGAGGGGagctgaaaaccagaagaaaatcaaTGAAATAACAACAGAAGCCAAAACACTACATTTTGCAGATTTATATTATAATAGAAAATCTAATGCTAATTAAACAGCTCCTGTTAAAGGAAAGTCAAATTAAGAAACCAAGtgagcaggggagaaaaaaaaaaaagatataattggaggggatttttttcttaaattaaactATTTTCCTTGCAGTTAATGAAACCACAAGCTTGCTATTGTTTGGTCTTCAGGTTCTAAATCAACTTCCAAGTAAATAAAAAGGCACTATGAAGACAAGAAGAAATTTCTGCTTACTGCTAGAGCTATGAACATCCTCCACCATCAGCAATGTGCAAGTCGAGGACAGAATCCTGCCAGAATAACAGTGCACGTTACTAAGGCTACACTGGTATCGCTAGGTTGATTTTATTATTGTGAAAATTTAGAAGGCTCAGTTTTAAATTCAAGCTCTTAATTAGCAccaagataaaatatttaccGCCAGTGTTTTTGGGCGCCGTATTTTTGGCAATATATTTCATGCCTCATTTGCTACTGGAATTATAAGCTTTTCAATGAgtaactttgcatttttcatgacaagaaaatctaatttttctttaatagcaCACTGAGGTTATACTGCATCCTACTAAAGCACTGCAATTGGATAAGAGAAAGTTTATTAATGAGTCATGAAAAGGTTTTAGTGTGATAAACAGCACTCCTTCATTCACTGAGATTAAAGAACTTCCACAGGGTGACACAGCCGTGCTTCCCGAGCGCCGTATTTAGCCTTCCAGCTACCTCCATCCTCTTTTGCAGAATGGCAGTTAAGGCTGAACTGCATGAGATGGCACAGCCCAGGAAGCCCAGTTCTGATATACTCAACTCAAGGGATCTCATTCCTGCTCCCGGATTGTCCACCTTAGCTCAGCTGCTCTTCTggtttttgctgtttgtttgtcCTGTCTCCCATTTTTGCCTGCTTAACGCGCATTAGATGAAGGCTGGGGTTGTCCTCTATGAACTTGCACAACACAGCCCTAACAGATACTGAATTTGGCTGAagactcaaagaaaaaaaccaggctGTTCCTAACCTCGTGCAAATCCAGAGCTGTTCTCCTCTACTTATCCAGAAGCGCAACATGATGACCAACTACCCTAAAGGATTTTGCTTacttctttaaaatagtccTTAGATTCACATTTAGTGCCTCAGATTAAGTATTCCAAAGTAGCAGCACAGATATTTAAACTAGCCATGAACTCTAAACTTTAACCATTTAATTTCAGCATAATAAACCATTCAAGGCATTTTCTGTCATAGAAACGGACCAATTAAACATCACCACTTTTCCCCTAAATCAGCACTGTCCATTGATATTTGTTAAGCTTGCTGATCCAGCAATCTTTAAGGCATACAGCAAGATGAATAATAGAGATTTGTCAGTTAATAACCACTATAATTCAAGTATGTCACATAGAAGTGTTTTGTTTAGTGAACAATATGCTGTCTAATTACCCTGCTCAATCATAACAGCACATATCAAGAAATACAgaaggctttatttttaaattgctttgccAAAGTGCTGTACCACATAGGTTTCGTAAAGTTTGATGCTACCACTTAGTTGTCTCCATATACGACAATCACATGGATTTTTATCAACAGAACGATGAAGCAGCAcgttttttcttacttttaaacCCAACTCTGCTCTTTACTGTAGTTGGCAAGCTACAGAAGCACCAAACTTGCCTTCTATAATCATGTACTGCAACATGCACCACTACAGCAGAGCACAGATACAGATGCTGTATAATATGAGGTCTGATTCATGGCATGTTTGGGGGTTCTGCTATAAAAACATTCACATTTCAAATATGGCCGAGGGTCACTTACTCACTTTAGAGACagttttttctgtcaaaatggCCAACAAAAGTACTCCCCATTTGCAACAAAGTAAGTACTATAAACAGCAGCCTGTTAAAAATGATTTAAATTGCTCTAAAGAACCTCTTGATTCTTTCCTGGCATTTGGTCTTTTAAAGTAAGTAGGACAGAGAAATTGTTCCTAACAGGAATAGACACCAAGGCATTCAAATGTAAATTaccattttgtatttgaaagacACTTAGTATTATCCCAGTGACTTTCTAAAATGTCACAATATTTGCTTCCCCAGCACTTAAGCTAAAAGGCAGATTACTTGCGATGAAAGTGTCAAACTCTGCTCCCTATATAATGACATCACACTTTAAAACAATAATGTGAAGGAAGAATCCATCCCATTCCTGCTTTAGTTTCTTTAAGGAAgaggatgggggaaaaaaaagaaagaaaaaaaaggtaaatcagGCAAGAAGAATGATAAGTAAATAAAACTTTGGAACGGCAAACAGGAATATTATGTTGAAGTGCTCCTCTTCTGCTAGCTCCATCGGACAGATTTGCCCCCACACAGTTCAGCAGGGTGAAagtgaggagctgggagccctGAGGTACAGACCTGGATAAGGTGGCCCCTAGTAACAGCAGACACAGAAAATCTCTCCACTATCTGGCCACCCTGTGTCCCATGATAAATGCCTGACTGCAGACACGCAGTCCTGTCCCAAAAGGAGCGCTCATACTGTTGAGCAATTATGTTTTCAGCTGTACACAAAACCACCACAGTCTGCTCTCCTTTTTGACAGTCAGAGAAATAATCCCTTCTTTCTAACAGGAATAGCCTCTCTCTCCATGTGTTTTTTTCACAATATACTGCTCTCCTCAGCTATATGGTTTTAAAGGCTTATAACCTAATCGGCAGACGTACATGATAATCCGAGATTACAATCAGTATGAAGGCTACTTATCTTGCAGATTTACAACACAGGCTCTATTGGTTATTTATCTGCAGGCTCTCTGGAGCAGAACTACTTAGGTACAggcttttttattccttctatATCTTACAAGTGGTGAAATACAGAACATGAACACAAATATGGCTCAAAAATCACAGTTAAATGCTCATCCACCACCTTTCAGAAGTTTTgctttggttggttggttggttgtttttaaaataattcaccaATATGTAActttcagggaaaataaactCCTTAAACATATCATTAAATTACAAACATAGACACACAgctattt contains the following coding sequences:
- the AKT1 gene encoding RAC-alpha serine/threonine-protein kinase isoform X4 codes for the protein MKTERPKPNTFIIRCLQWTTVIERTFHVETPEEREEWTKAIQTVADSLKKQEEEMMDFRSGSPSDNSGAEEMEVSMTKPKHKVTMNEFEYLKLLGKGTFGKVILVKEKATGRYYAMKILKKEVIVAKDEVAHTLTENRVLQNSRHPFLTALKYSFQTHDRLCFVMEYANGGELFFHLSRERVFSEDRARFYGAEIVSALDYLHSEKNVVYRDLKLENLMLDKDGHIKITDFGLCKEGIKDGATMKTFCGTPEYLAPEVLEDNDYGRAVDWWGLGVVMYEMMCGRLPFYNQDHEKLFELILMEEIRFPRTLSPEAKSLLSGLLKKDPKQRLGGGPDDAKEIMQHKFFAGIVWQDVYEKKLVPPFKPQVTSETDTRYFDEEFTAQMITITPPDQDDSMDCVDNERRPHFPQFSYSASGTA
- the AKT1 gene encoding RAC-alpha serine/threonine-protein kinase isoform X3; its protein translation is MVEDVHSSSKCQLMKTERPKPNTFIIRCLQWTTVIERTFHVETPEEREEWTKAIQTVADSLKKQEEEMMDFRSGSPSDNSGAEEMEVSMTKPKHKVTMNEFEYLKLLGKGTFGKVILVKEKATGRYYAMKILKKEVIVAKDEVAHTLTENRVLQNSRHPFLTALKYSFQTHDRLCFVMEYANGGELFFHLSRERVFSEDRARFYGAEIVSALDYLHSEKNVVYRDLKLENLMLDKDGHIKITDFGLCKEGIKDGATMKTFCGTPEYLAPEVLEDNDYGRAVDWWGLGVVMYEMMCGRLPFYNQDHEKLFELILMEEIRFPRTLSPEAKSLLSGLLKKDPKQRLGGGPDDAKEIMQHKFFAGIVWQDVYEKKLVPPFKPQVTSETDTRYFDEEFTAQMITITPPDQDDSMDCVDNERRPHFPQFSYSASGTA